One region of Candidatus Woesearchaeota archaeon genomic DNA includes:
- a CDS encoding nucleotidyltransferase domain-containing protein, whose product MSQNNYNIRIIESLFKSGNHIRGLARLLKTNQTTIARKVHELYRENIVDFKQEGRNKAFFLKKTLEAKQYAYLVESHKLLKILKKYPHLRRIIELIRKNQKISLSILFGSYAKGIAAKDSDIDIYIDTKDAKLKEEVEQIDSKISVKIGSYNKDSLLIKEIEKNHAIIKGTELYYEKNKFFD is encoded by the coding sequence ATGTCACAAAATAATTACAATATTAGAATCATTGAATCGCTTTTCAAGAGCGGCAATCACATCAGGGGGCTTGCCAGGCTGTTAAAAACTAATCAAACCACCATTGCAAGAAAAGTCCATGAATTGTACAGAGAAAACATTGTTGATTTTAAGCAAGAAGGAAGAAATAAGGCATTCTTTCTGAAAAAAACGCTGGAGGCAAAACAATATGCCTATCTTGTTGAATCGCATAAGCTATTAAAGATATTAAAGAAGTACCCTCATTTAAGGAGGATCATAGAGCTGATCAGGAAAAATCAAAAAATAAGCTTGTCAATTCTATTCGGCTCATATGCAAAAGGCATTGCAGCTAAGGACAGCGACATTGATATCTACATAGACACTAAAGATGCCAAGCTAAAAGAAGAAGTCGAGCAGATAGATTCAAAAATAAGCGTAAAAATAGGCAGCTATAATAAGGACAGCCTGCTTATTAAGGAAATAGAAAAAAACCATGCAATAATAAAGGGCACTGAGCTGTACTATGAAAAAAATAAATTTTTTGATTAA
- a CDS encoding HEPN domain-containing protein, with amino-acid sequence MKKINFLIKLHKQEKLQEVEPSDELKEAYILRSNESLSSAKALLKIGNLKDAVALAYYSMYHCLLAALFRIGIKCENHAASIILLKKVFGIDNAKMSKAKSERVDKQYYVDFAVNQEEASNSIKVAEEFITEMGNLMANLNEEKVKEHHEKAIGLFIEKDKEKGKEAERPKTKTINTKSNILG; translated from the coding sequence ATGAAAAAAATAAATTTTTTGATTAAGCTGCATAAACAGGAAAAACTGCAGGAAGTTGAGCCCAGTGATGAACTTAAAGAAGCTTATATTCTGAGATCAAACGAATCTTTATCTTCAGCAAAAGCGCTATTGAAGATAGGCAATCTTAAAGATGCAGTTGCATTGGCATATTATTCCATGTACCATTGCCTTCTTGCTGCATTGTTTAGGATAGGCATAAAATGCGAAAATCATGCTGCCTCAATAATACTTCTCAAAAAAGTATTTGGAATTGACAATGCCAAAATGTCAAAGGCAAAATCCGAGAGGGTAGACAAGCAGTACTATGTTGATTTTGCAGTTAATCAGGAAGAAGCATCTAATTCCATAAAGGTTGCTGAAGAATTCATTACAGAGATGGGCAATCTTATGGCTAATCTAAATGAAGAGAAGGTAAAAGAGCACCATGAAAAGGCAATTGGGCTCTTTATTGAAAAAGATAAGGAGAAGGGAAAAGAAGCGGAGAGGCCTAAAACAAAAACTATAAATACTAAATCAAACATATTGGGATAA